A window from Leptospira meyeri encodes these proteins:
- a CDS encoding rhomboid family intramembrane serine protease, whose protein sequence is MFIFEKANHNYRKPILTLGFIFLSMLTLFFNNTESYAFTPKKEFGFSIVSSIFFNSSFTEWLTNAVYLYMFADNIEAVVGHFNFFILILLFGILANLKNSSLSFL, encoded by the coding sequence ATGTTTATATTCGAAAAAGCAAATCATAACTACCGAAAACCGATCCTAACCTTAGGATTTATTTTTTTATCGATGCTAACTTTGTTTTTTAATAATACAGAGTCATATGCGTTCACACCAAAAAAGGAATTTGGTTTCAGTATCGTTTCTTCCATCTTTTTTAATTCTTCTTTTACCGAATGGCTTACGAATGCAGTTTATTTATATATGTTCGCTGATAATATAGAAGCTGTAGTCGGGCATTTTAATTTTTTCATTTTAATTTTATTGTTTGGAATCTTAGCCAATCTAAAAAACAGTTCTTTGTCCTTCTTGTAG
- a CDS encoding SLC5 family protein translates to MITSIDFLFFGLTFLLVLCVGMYAGRRESSSSDYFLGGRSLPWWGIAGSLFGTNISANHLVGMLGIGFSVGFAQSHYEFGSIPAIVLLAFVFLPLFRRKKFYTLSQFLQSKFGNGAGKIYSGISLILITIQLTGALYIGARSFLPFIKDTGTQITYTEVVIWIAFTSTIYTWFGGLKSVVYTDVIQTFLILTSGLLLAYLSITRPEVGGIFELFAKEGNRVDGLSKMDLYLPPNHPTLPWTGALSGLFLLHIFYWNTNQYVVQRTLGGKSLREARLGILVGGLLKLTVPFFSILTGVAAYQIWTSLGETANIAPDEAFSKLLVLVVPFGYGLIGVILAGLLGAIFSSIDSMLHSAATLFTIDFYKPFREKLGEKLIDEEEMKVGRIFLLVFSALVTVLAILFVDPNSKKNFFIELSNQSSHFTPALLVVFLFGILNIKISSRMICITILLTPIFSFLIPVFYSEIAPESIKHLFGGELNFLHRVFFSFHFALVLLVSTALVQNRQRKNLEALPENVSSLPKQKLWMSLIFLRPNTKNWILFLILFFTLIAFRIKIPEYKIYLSISGFFLFVIYSFFITIKKRSSNQSAANLFRKRDEWLYGILLGFTFLFYLWF, encoded by the coding sequence ATGATAACAAGTATCGACTTTCTTTTTTTTGGACTCACCTTCCTCCTCGTTTTGTGCGTCGGAATGTACGCCGGTCGGAGAGAATCCTCCTCTTCTGATTACTTCCTCGGGGGCCGTAGCCTTCCTTGGTGGGGGATTGCTGGATCCTTATTTGGAACTAATATTTCAGCAAACCATTTGGTAGGAATGCTCGGAATTGGATTTTCTGTAGGTTTTGCGCAAAGCCACTACGAATTTGGATCAATACCCGCAATTGTTCTCTTAGCATTCGTTTTTTTACCGCTATTTCGACGTAAAAAATTCTATACTCTCTCTCAATTCCTCCAAAGCAAATTTGGAAACGGTGCAGGGAAAATCTATTCAGGAATTTCACTTATCTTAATCACCATCCAACTGACAGGGGCTTTGTACATTGGTGCCCGAAGTTTTCTTCCCTTTATCAAAGATACAGGAACCCAAATTACCTATACAGAAGTTGTCATTTGGATTGCATTTACATCAACCATCTACACATGGTTTGGTGGTTTGAAATCAGTAGTTTACACCGATGTCATCCAAACCTTTCTTATTTTAACGTCTGGATTACTCCTTGCCTACCTTTCCATCACTAGACCGGAAGTGGGTGGGATATTTGAACTTTTTGCTAAAGAAGGAAATCGCGTTGATGGCCTTAGTAAAATGGATTTATATCTCCCACCAAACCATCCCACACTTCCTTGGACCGGGGCCCTCAGCGGACTTTTTTTGTTACATATTTTTTATTGGAATACCAATCAATATGTCGTGCAGCGCACGCTAGGTGGAAAATCTCTAAGGGAAGCAAGACTCGGAATTTTAGTTGGAGGACTACTGAAGCTAACCGTTCCTTTTTTTTCCATCCTTACCGGGGTTGCCGCCTATCAAATTTGGACTTCTCTTGGTGAAACTGCAAACATCGCACCAGATGAAGCGTTTTCCAAGTTGCTTGTACTTGTAGTTCCATTTGGATATGGGCTGATCGGAGTGATCCTCGCAGGCCTTCTTGGAGCCATTTTTTCAAGCATAGACTCGATGTTACATTCAGCGGCCACACTCTTTACGATTGATTTTTATAAACCATTCCGAGAAAAACTAGGCGAAAAATTGATTGATGAAGAAGAGATGAAAGTTGGCCGAATCTTTCTTTTGGTTTTTTCGGCATTGGTCACAGTCCTTGCCATTCTCTTTGTGGATCCCAATTCTAAGAAAAATTTCTTTATCGAACTTTCCAACCAAAGTTCCCATTTCACCCCTGCTCTACTTGTTGTTTTTTTATTTGGAATCTTAAATATAAAAATCAGTAGTCGAATGATATGTATTACAATCCTTCTCACACCAATTTTTTCATTTCTAATTCCTGTGTTTTATTCTGAAATCGCACCAGAATCCATAAAACACTTATTTGGTGGAGAACTCAATTTTTTACATAGAGTTTTTTTTAGTTTTCATTTTGCTCTTGTTTTACTTGTTTCTACAGCTTTGGTTCAAAACAGGCAAAGGAAAAATTTGGAAGCTTTGCCAGAAAATGTAAGTTCCCTTCCAAAACAAAAACTATGGATGTCCCTGATCTTCCTAAGGCCAAATACTAAGAATTGGATTTTGTTTTTGATTTTATTTTTTACGCTCATTGCCTTCAGAATCAAAATACCGGAATATAAAATATATTTATCCATCTCCGGATTTTTTCTTTTTGTAATTTATTCTTTTTTTATAACTATCAAAAAAAGATCATCAAACCAATCCGCAGCAAATCTTTTTCGAAAACGAGATGAATGGCTCTATGGAATCCTCCTCGGATTTACTTTTTTGTTTTACCTTTGGTTTTAA